A genome region from Methanobacterium subterraneum includes the following:
- a CDS encoding PP2C family protein-serine/threonine phosphatase, translating into MSKITFKDRLHTIRNYLAGDEEVPIMYIHAIMAIIGSVSVLLILQFHEMPMSSVQHSLLVLVEKACVIVVIAYVVSRLSMFTEVLEGKFTIKNQAVLILIFGAISIFGTHSGVDVFGAMANVRDLGPMVAGLIGGPIVGLGAGLIGGLYRLSLGGFTAVPCAFSTILAGLLAGVVFLINKRRFVGIFWAVVFAVLMESLHLLINLAIAKPYSQALAVVEELTIPIIVSNALGMFIFAFIISNLLRERETIKQRDLYFDELERKKHELNVASKIQKSFLPEELPSIPGFQVAALNIPAHEVGGDFYDFIPISSEKTGIVIADVTGESFPASLLMALSRTIIRGEAKNLKPQKLMRYLNHLIAVDIGPEIFVTILYGELNLENKCFTYVNAAHIPPLIYRNGTNQLEELVRGEKSLGRLENIELDKYEVKIENGDIIVFYTDGMVKALENKEISGDEVLRRLISSNHELSPQALVDELKKKAAESEVNMDDMALAILKAD; encoded by the coding sequence ATGTCAAAAATCACATTCAAAGACCGTTTACACACCATCAGAAATTACCTGGCCGGGGATGAAGAAGTCCCCATAATGTACATCCATGCCATTATGGCTATTATAGGCAGTGTGAGTGTTTTATTAATTCTACAATTTCATGAAATGCCAATGTCTTCAGTGCAGCACAGTCTCCTGGTTCTGGTGGAAAAGGCCTGTGTAATCGTGGTTATTGCCTATGTTGTGAGCCGTTTAAGCATGTTCACCGAGGTCTTGGAGGGTAAATTCACTATTAAAAATCAGGCTGTACTCATACTTATCTTTGGAGCAATATCCATCTTCGGAACCCACTCCGGTGTGGATGTTTTCGGGGCCATGGCCAATGTACGTGATCTGGGTCCCATGGTGGCAGGCCTGATTGGGGGGCCGATTGTGGGACTGGGGGCTGGTCTGATAGGTGGATTATACCGTTTGAGTTTGGGAGGGTTTACTGCAGTCCCCTGCGCCTTTTCCACCATACTGGCCGGATTACTGGCTGGTGTGGTTTTCCTCATTAACAAACGCCGTTTTGTGGGGATATTCTGGGCGGTGGTGTTCGCGGTTTTAATGGAATCACTTCACCTACTCATTAACCTGGCCATTGCCAAACCTTACTCTCAGGCACTGGCAGTGGTGGAAGAGCTAACCATCCCCATAATTGTATCTAATGCCCTGGGAATGTTCATATTCGCCTTCATCATCTCAAACCTCCTCCGTGAACGGGAAACCATCAAGCAACGTGACCTTTATTTTGATGAACTGGAACGTAAAAAGCATGAGTTGAATGTAGCTAGCAAAATTCAGAAAAGCTTCCTACCGGAAGAATTACCTTCCATCCCTGGTTTTCAAGTTGCAGCCTTAAATATACCTGCACATGAAGTTGGAGGGGATTTTTATGACTTCATACCCATATCCAGTGAAAAAACAGGTATTGTAATTGCCGATGTTACTGGGGAAAGTTTCCCTGCATCACTTCTTATGGCACTTTCCAGAACCATCATCCGGGGGGAGGCTAAAAATCTGAAACCCCAAAAACTTATGAGATATCTTAACCACCTGATTGCAGTGGATATTGGGCCGGAGATATTTGTCACAATTTTGTATGGGGAACTGAACCTTGAAAATAAGTGTTTCACCTATGTTAATGCCGCCCACATTCCCCCACTTATCTACAGAAATGGAACCAATCAACTGGAAGAGCTGGTTCGTGGGGAAAAATCACTGGGTAGATTGGAGAACATTGAACTTGATAAATATGAAGTTAAAATTGAAAATGGGGATATAATTGTCTTTTACACCGATGGAATGGTTAAAGCCCTGGAAAATAAGGAAATTTCAGGTGATGAGGTCCTAAGAAGATTGATTTCTAGTAACCATGAACTTTCACCCCAGGCACTGGTGGATGAACTCAAGAAAAAAGCAGCGGAATCAGAGGTTAACATGGATGATATGGCCCTTGCGATATTAAAAGCTGATTAA
- a CDS encoding ABC-ATPase domain-containing protein encodes MDDKEKLISILKRINGRGYKAYLDLKGNYDFGLFSLTIKHVQRDPFASPSLLQVNVYNNSFPAELYENITRKIALEDYISRAFRKGVNNSPISRRGSGKSGILLIDCGNQEILQRSSVNISEDNLELRFQLGLPARGRRIMGNEAQKILIKILPEIVFASCFYENLPVEEVTTHVKSFEDAEYLRSQLEGEGLVAFIADGSILPRESGVSSKPLPGAVTFKSPTTLRVSLKTIQDEIVTGMGIPEGVNLIVGGGYHGKSTLLRAVELGVYNHIPRDGRELVITRADAVKIRAEDGRRVEKVDVKSFIHHPPGMGDTSRFSTENASGSTSQATNIIEALEAGSRLLLFDEDTSATNFMIRDERMQRLVSKDKEPITPFIDRVDELYQEQGVSSVLVMGGSGDYFQKADTVIMMDHYQPYNVTLEARKVADEMPLNRRRESRGKFTYKERYPHPESIKPDKGKRLKLDSKGVNQLVIGPEFVDLSQVEQLVESSQTRAIGYALYQFSKSREDSLKRKSNICEVLDYLETKMNQEGLDFLAPPGRSQPHNLSRPRRYEIAAAMNRLRTLRVDS; translated from the coding sequence ATGGACGATAAAGAAAAACTAATATCCATCCTAAAACGAATTAATGGAAGGGGATACAAGGCCTACTTGGATTTAAAGGGTAATTATGATTTTGGTCTTTTTTCACTAACTATTAAACATGTGCAGCGGGATCCCTTTGCTAGCCCATCCCTACTACAAGTAAACGTTTATAATAATTCATTCCCTGCAGAATTATATGAAAACATAACCCGAAAGATTGCATTGGAGGACTACATCTCCCGGGCATTCCGAAAAGGTGTTAATAATTCTCCAATTAGTAGGCGGGGTAGTGGTAAGAGTGGAATTTTACTTATTGACTGTGGAAATCAGGAGATACTCCAACGTAGCAGTGTAAATATCAGTGAAGATAATCTGGAGCTACGTTTTCAGTTAGGTTTACCCGCCCGGGGTAGGAGAATTATGGGTAATGAAGCTCAAAAAATATTGATCAAAATTTTACCAGAAATAGTGTTTGCTTCCTGTTTTTATGAAAACCTCCCTGTAGAGGAGGTAACTACTCATGTGAAAAGTTTTGAAGATGCTGAATATCTACGGAGTCAACTGGAAGGGGAAGGATTGGTGGCATTCATTGCTGATGGTTCCATTCTCCCCCGTGAAAGCGGGGTGTCATCCAAACCACTCCCCGGAGCTGTAACATTCAAATCCCCCACTACACTTAGAGTTTCTTTAAAAACAATACAAGATGAAATTGTTACGGGTATGGGAATCCCGGAGGGGGTTAATCTTATTGTGGGTGGAGGTTATCATGGGAAATCCACACTACTACGGGCAGTTGAGCTGGGAGTGTACAATCATATTCCAAGGGATGGCCGGGAACTGGTGATCACCAGGGCTGATGCAGTTAAAATAAGGGCAGAAGATGGTCGTCGTGTGGAGAAGGTTGATGTTAAAAGTTTCATCCACCACCCTCCAGGGATGGGGGATACCAGCAGATTTTCCACGGAAAATGCCTCAGGATCCACATCACAAGCTACCAACATCATCGAAGCACTGGAAGCTGGATCCAGACTACTGTTATTTGATGAGGATACTTCAGCAACCAATTTCATGATAAGGGATGAGAGAATGCAGCGTCTGGTTAGTAAGGATAAAGAACCTATCACCCCCTTCATTGACAGGGTAGATGAACTTTATCAGGAACAGGGAGTTTCATCGGTACTGGTAATGGGTGGATCCGGTGATTACTTCCAGAAGGCAGATACGGTAATAATGATGGACCATTATCAACCTTACAATGTTACCCTAGAGGCGCGGAAGGTAGCTGATGAAATGCCCCTTAACCGCAGAAGAGAATCAAGGGGTAAATTCACCTACAAAGAACGTTACCCCCATCCAGAATCCATAAAACCAGATAAGGGTAAAAGGTTGAAACTGGATAGTAAAGGAGTTAACCAACTGGTTATTGGCCCTGAATTTGTTGATCTTTCCCAAGTGGAACAGCTGGTTGAATCCAGCCAGACACGGGCCATTGGTTACGCTCTTTACCAGTTTTCCAAATCTAGGGAAGATTCCCTTAAAAGGAAATCAAATATATGTGAGGTTTTGGATTATCTGGAAACTAAGATGAACCAGGAGGGTCTTGATTTCCTGGCACCTCCAGGTAGAAGTCAGCCCCATAACCTTTCAAGACCCCGTAGGTACGAAATAGCAGCAGCTATGAATCGTCTGCGAACATTGAGGGTAGATAGTTAG
- a CDS encoding zinc-ribbon domain-containing protein, which translates to MVYCHNCGTKNDDDAEFCSKCGEPLKDVRDYEGRRRPRHHDDRYYRERQECFGLPHGNLIGPLIAGIVLILIGLSSIYGFNIWSVFWPVLIVVIGLLIIVGAIYGSRKKR; encoded by the coding sequence ATGGTTTACTGTCATAACTGCGGTACAAAAAATGATGATGATGCTGAGTTTTGCTCTAAGTGTGGGGAGCCATTGAAGGATGTTAGGGATTACGAAGGACGAAGACGTCCCCGACATCATGATGACCGTTACTACCGTGAACGACAGGAGTGTTTCGGACTTCCACATGGAAATTTAATTGGACCCCTTATAGCAGGAATCGTATTAATACTAATTGGATTGTCTTCTATTTATGGTTTTAACATTTGGAGTGTTTTCTGGCCGGTTTTAATTGTGGTTATTGGCCTATTAATAATAGTAGGTGCAATTTATGGTTCCCGGAAAAAGAGATAA
- a CDS encoding restriction endonuclease — protein MYFWSPTPETSSYFLKSLILSVFILICILGILAAIYPSTCAGLLKFLNDLKEKSPNRKSIRFKGHHPDCGMFKHHTFLIKGKEYCPGCLGLSTGAVIAITGILLYYFHGLTSAYGQISFYLGVVMVLLALFSIIFIDMGKNWKFTLNMALVLGSFLILLGVSVKGNILMEIYFLILISFWIFTRIRVSETHHERVCQACLKETACIYE, from the coding sequence ATGTACTTCTGGAGCCCTACACCAGAAACATCTTCTTATTTCCTTAAATCCCTGATTTTATCAGTTTTCATCCTGATATGTATCCTGGGAATATTGGCTGCAATTTACCCCTCAACCTGTGCAGGGTTATTGAAATTTCTAAATGATCTTAAGGAAAAGTCCCCTAACCGTAAATCTATAAGATTTAAAGGACATCACCCTGATTGTGGGATGTTCAAGCACCACACCTTCCTCATTAAGGGGAAAGAATATTGTCCTGGTTGCCTGGGGCTTTCAACCGGAGCAGTTATTGCCATTACCGGGATACTACTTTACTATTTTCATGGCCTAACATCAGCATATGGTCAGATTTCTTTTTATTTAGGGGTGGTCATGGTTTTATTGGCTTTGTTTTCTATTATTTTCATTGATATGGGGAAAAATTGGAAATTCACCCTGAACATGGCCCTGGTTCTGGGTTCATTTCTCATTCTATTGGGTGTCAGTGTAAAAGGAAATATATTAATGGAAATTTATTTCCTGATTCTGATTTCGTTCTGGATTTTCACTAGAATAAGAGTTTCAGAAACCCATCATGAAAGGGTTTGCCAGGCTTGCCTGAAAGAAACGGCCTGTATTTATGAATAA
- a CDS encoding B12-binding domain-containing radical SAM protein, protein MKVLFVEPPKSFWFVMGEYMPPPLGILQLAAYLESRNLTWDIGVLDSQSENFGWKHLENYLEQAEPDVVVLSALATCNTFTVLRTLGIAKKINPAVKTVIGGQHFSALATESLETYDEIDFIVRGEGEITLYELVKSLEEDKVPVDVKGLSWRNNNKIIHNPPRPLIDNLDDLPLPGYHYVSQHMNKYHFKMMARSGAGYALVEASRGCAYKCTFCSQWEHWGGKWRPKSPGRIADEMEHLYTEYGISFLWLTDDNFGLGKRTSQLCDELIKRGLSDDITWFMQARSDDIIRNQENLPKMRKAGNYWIMAGLERHDDKALQNYNKGIKSSDAKLSMDLLKENDIFSQATLITGDRNDDHESIQGLRDFVNQVDPDLAIFMILTPFPGTQLYETARRQGWLEDDNWANYDMVHAVMPTEYLSRAEVQEELYQCYRSFYGSVRRRFSGLFSRNKFKRQTYRYMAGQGLLQALRELY, encoded by the coding sequence ATGAAAGTCCTATTTGTGGAACCGCCTAAATCATTTTGGTTTGTGATGGGTGAATACATGCCACCACCACTTGGAATACTCCAATTAGCCGCATACTTGGAATCCCGGAATTTAACCTGGGATATTGGGGTATTGGATTCACAGTCTGAGAATTTTGGCTGGAAACATCTTGAGAATTATTTGGAGCAGGCAGAACCCGACGTGGTGGTCTTGAGTGCCCTGGCAACTTGTAATACTTTCACCGTCCTCAGAACATTGGGAATAGCTAAAAAAATCAACCCCGCGGTTAAAACCGTGATTGGCGGTCAACATTTCAGTGCCCTGGCCACTGAAAGCCTTGAAACTTATGATGAAATTGACTTTATAGTACGTGGTGAAGGAGAAATAACCCTCTATGAATTGGTCAAAAGTCTTGAAGAGGATAAAGTACCGGTTGATGTTAAAGGACTTTCCTGGAGAAACAATAATAAAATCATCCACAACCCACCTCGTCCATTAATTGATAACCTGGATGATTTACCTTTACCAGGTTACCACTATGTAAGTCAGCATATGAACAAGTACCACTTCAAAATGATGGCTCGCTCGGGTGCAGGATACGCTCTGGTTGAAGCATCCCGGGGATGCGCCTATAAATGCACCTTCTGCTCACAGTGGGAACACTGGGGAGGTAAATGGAGGCCGAAATCTCCTGGAAGAATTGCGGATGAAATGGAACATCTCTACACAGAATATGGTATCAGTTTCCTATGGTTGACCGATGATAATTTTGGTCTGGGGAAAAGAACCAGCCAATTATGTGATGAATTAATCAAACGAGGGTTATCAGATGATATAACATGGTTCATGCAAGCTAGAAGTGATGATATCATCAGGAATCAGGAAAACCTTCCTAAAATGCGTAAAGCTGGAAATTACTGGATAATGGCTGGACTGGAGCGCCATGATGATAAGGCCCTCCAAAATTATAATAAGGGTATTAAATCCTCTGATGCCAAGCTTTCCATGGATCTTTTGAAGGAAAATGACATCTTTTCCCAGGCAACACTGATTACCGGGGACCGTAATGATGACCATGAATCAATCCAGGGGTTAAGGGATTTCGTTAACCAGGTGGATCCAGACTTAGCTATTTTCATGATCCTGACTCCCTTTCCTGGAACACAGCTTTATGAAACTGCCAGGAGGCAGGGATGGTTAGAAGATGATAATTGGGCTAACTATGACATGGTCCATGCAGTCATGCCTACTGAATACCTGAGTCGTGCTGAGGTCCAGGAAGAATTATACCAATGTTACCGGAGTTTTTATGGCAGTGTGAGGAGACGTTTCAGTGGCCTTTTCTCACGGAATAAATTCAAACGACAAACTTACCGTTACATGGCGGGTCAGGGCCTATTGCAAGCATTGAGGGAGTTATATTGA
- the tsaA gene encoding tRNA (N6-threonylcarbamoyladenosine(37)-N6)-methyltransferase TrmO, whose amino-acid sequence MKVKPIGLVNSPYKIKKGSPHQGRFSDEISTITIFEEYEEALDGIENYSYLKVIYWMDRADSVTLKVVPHGKTDKRGVFSTRAPVRPNPLGLCMVELIKIDGNVLTVRWLDALDESPVLDIKPFVQELDCP is encoded by the coding sequence ATGAAAGTTAAACCCATAGGATTGGTTAATTCTCCTTATAAAATTAAGAAGGGATCCCCTCATCAAGGCCGGTTTTCAGATGAAATAAGCACCATAACAATTTTTGAAGAGTATGAAGAGGCTCTGGATGGAATTGAGAATTATTCCTATCTGAAGGTGATTTACTGGATGGACCGTGCAGATTCAGTTACTCTGAAGGTGGTTCCCCATGGGAAAACAGATAAAAGGGGAGTTTTTTCCACCAGGGCACCGGTGAGGCCCAATCCTCTGGGGTTGTGTATGGTGGAACTGATTAAAATTGATGGAAATGTTCTGACTGTTAGGTGGTTAGATGCCCTTGATGAGTCTCCGGTCCTGGATATAAAACCCTTTGTCCAGGAACTGGACTGCCCTTAA
- a CDS encoding PAS domain S-box protein, with product MEAIINFSPLPQFVIDRDHKVIYWNKALEEYSKLKASDILSTDKHWKAFYKSKRPCMVDLLVDEDIGSLSYWFSHNFKKSELVEGAYEAEDYFPHMGDGDKYLHFTASAIKDQSGNVIGGLESFEDITQRKIAENDLQESEEKFRSLVENLNVGVYRNTVDLGGYFIQVNQAFARMFGYESTSEIMETKVIDFFLDPSERITFLEDLKKEGSIIDRELHLKKKDNTPIWVSVSAKAHYNEQGTIEWVDGIIEDINHRKISEEALIKSEERYRSIVENINDGFCIHDFEGNIQDCNENFAMMLGSVPEEIIGTNLDEFSSNTMMLEKNNVTGELKKTGIVEFDADLLKKDGNRCYYNIKSSIVSGKNGDKVHSFLRDVTKRREMEEILHESEIKSQKRLAEIEAIYNSAPIGLCVLDRNLRFVRINDRMAKINGFPPEEHIGKTIQEIVPDLAEQGEIVAKEVFETKKKVMGREFNGITPAKPGVLRTWIEQWYPVKDSSNQIIGINVAVLEITDIKRADKALKKSEEKLRLAIEGADAVMWFWNLEKDVFEWTDRYINIFGTNPDPEMSYDDFLKSVHPEDREKVKNATQRVMQYGEDFKVELRTIWPDRSIHWVYSLGRLFYDFQGKPKEMIGIAIDITPSKLAEQELQETLKQLKRSNAELEQFAYVASHDLQEPLRMITSFLQLLQRRYENQIDSDANEFIQFAVDGAARMQELVNDLLTYSRIGRKTGKFEYVNTEDILKQITFDSRLLIEENNAHINYDNLPLVWADYTQMVQVFQNLISNSIKYNEQENPTINISAEKKVNDWVFKVEDNGIGIDPKHRVHVFKIFQRLHGRDEYDGTGIGLAIVKRIVEQHGGMIWYESKPGEGSIFYFSIPQGDEKYEI from the coding sequence TTGGAAGCCATAATAAACTTTTCACCATTACCCCAGTTTGTGATAGATAGGGATCATAAAGTAATTTACTGGAATAAAGCACTGGAAGAATATAGTAAACTCAAGGCCAGTGATATCCTCAGTACAGATAAGCACTGGAAAGCGTTTTACAAATCTAAAAGGCCCTGTATGGTGGATTTACTCGTTGATGAAGATATTGGAAGCTTATCTTACTGGTTTTCCCATAATTTCAAAAAATCAGAACTGGTGGAAGGAGCTTATGAAGCGGAAGATTACTTCCCCCACATGGGTGATGGTGATAAATATTTGCATTTCACTGCATCAGCTATTAAAGACCAGAGTGGAAATGTGATTGGTGGTTTAGAATCATTTGAAGACATCACCCAGCGTAAAATAGCTGAAAATGATCTTCAGGAAAGTGAGGAGAAATTCAGGAGCCTGGTTGAAAACCTCAATGTAGGTGTTTACCGAAACACCGTGGATCTAGGTGGTTATTTTATCCAGGTAAATCAAGCATTTGCCCGGATGTTTGGTTATGAATCCACCAGTGAAATAATGGAAACAAAGGTTATTGATTTTTTCCTGGACCCATCAGAGAGAATAACCTTTTTAGAAGATCTGAAAAAGGAAGGATCAATAATTGACCGGGAACTGCATCTTAAAAAGAAAGACAACACCCCCATCTGGGTTTCAGTATCAGCAAAAGCACACTACAATGAACAGGGCACCATAGAATGGGTTGATGGGATAATAGAAGATATTAATCATCGTAAAATTAGTGAAGAAGCTCTCATAAAGAGTGAAGAGAGGTACCGTTCCATTGTGGAAAATATCAACGATGGTTTCTGCATACATGATTTTGAGGGGAATATACAGGACTGTAATGAGAACTTCGCCATGATGCTGGGTTCGGTTCCTGAAGAGATAATTGGAACCAACCTGGATGAGTTTAGCAGCAATACAATGATGCTGGAAAAAAACAATGTAACAGGGGAACTTAAAAAAACAGGCATTGTTGAATTTGATGCAGATTTATTAAAAAAAGATGGCAACAGATGCTATTACAACATCAAATCAAGCATTGTTTCGGGTAAAAATGGCGATAAAGTTCATAGTTTCCTCAGAGATGTAACTAAGCGCAGGGAAATGGAAGAAATTTTACATGAAAGCGAAATCAAATCACAGAAACGTCTGGCAGAGATAGAGGCTATTTACAACTCCGCACCCATAGGATTATGTGTTTTAGATCGTAACCTCCGCTTTGTTCGTATTAATGATCGGATGGCTAAGATTAATGGCTTTCCCCCAGAAGAACATATTGGGAAAACCATCCAGGAAATCGTGCCAGACCTAGCTGAACAGGGTGAAATTGTTGCTAAAGAAGTTTTTGAAACAAAAAAGAAAGTTATGGGCCGAGAATTTAATGGGATTACTCCTGCAAAACCAGGAGTACTTAGAACCTGGATAGAACAATGGTACCCGGTTAAGGATTCTTCCAATCAGATTATAGGAATCAATGTGGCAGTACTGGAAATAACTGATATTAAAAGGGCAGATAAAGCCCTTAAAAAGTCTGAAGAAAAACTTCGTTTAGCTATTGAAGGGGCAGATGCTGTGATGTGGTTTTGGAACCTTGAAAAAGACGTTTTTGAATGGACTGACCGTTACATAAATATTTTTGGTACCAACCCTGATCCTGAAATGTCCTACGATGATTTCCTAAAATCAGTGCACCCTGAAGACCGTGAAAAAGTTAAAAATGCCACCCAAAGAGTCATGCAATATGGGGAGGATTTTAAAGTAGAACTTAGGACTATCTGGCCAGATAGATCAATACACTGGGTTTATTCCCTGGGACGCTTGTTTTACGATTTTCAGGGAAAACCTAAAGAAATGATTGGCATTGCCATTGACATCACCCCCAGTAAATTGGCAGAACAGGAACTTCAGGAAACCCTTAAACAGTTGAAAAGATCCAATGCCGAACTGGAGCAGTTCGCCTACGTTGCAAGCCACGACCTTCAGGAACCCCTTAGAATGATAACCAGCTTCCTCCAACTCCTACAACGCCGTTATGAAAATCAAATAGATTCAGATGCTAATGAATTCATCCAATTTGCTGTGGATGGAGCTGCCAGGATGCAGGAGCTGGTTAATGATCTTTTAACCTATTCCAGGATAGGGCGAAAAACCGGTAAATTTGAGTATGTGAACACGGAAGACATCTTGAAACAAATAACCTTCGACTCACGTTTGTTAATTGAAGAAAATAATGCCCATATCAATTACGATAATCTGCCATTGGTGTGGGCGGATTATACCCAGATGGTCCAAGTATTCCAAAATCTCATCAGCAATTCCATCAAATATAATGAACAGGAAAATCCCACCATCAACATCTCTGCTGAAAAAAAAGTCAATGATTGGGTTTTTAAAGTGGAAGATAATGGTATTGGGATTGATCCAAAACACAGAGTTCATGTATTCAAAATATTCCAGCGCCTACATGGAAGGGACGAATATGATGGAACTGGTATTGGCCTAGCCATTGTTAAACGGATTGTTGAACAACACGGAGGCATGATCTGGTATGAATCCAAACCAGGTGAAGGATCAATATTTTATTTCAGTATTCCCCAGGGAGATGAGAAATATGAAATATAA